One Streptococcus sp. VT 162 genomic window, CAAGCAGAAACCTTGGCAGTCCACATTTGGAAGGTCAACAGTGAAGGAACCATTCCTGATGCTACTATCGTATCAGCAGGTTCTGCCGCCGTGCTCCTCATCTTTATCTTAATTTTTAACTTTGGAGCACGCAAACTCGGAAGCTATTTACACAAGAAATTAACCGCTGCCTAAAGGAGAAGCCATGTCAAAATATAACTGGGACGAAAAGCATATCATCACCTTCCCTGAAGAAAAAGTGGCCCTCTCTACCAAGGATTTACATGTTTACTACGGTAAAAATGAATCCATCAAGGGCATCGATATGCAATTTGAAAAAAATAAAATTACAGCCTTGATTGGCCCTTCTGGATCAGGGAAATCTACCTATCTTCGCAGTCTCAATCGGATGAATGATACCATTGATATTGCCAAGGTCACAGGTCAAATCCTCTACCGAGGGATTGACGTCAACCGTCCAGAAATCAATGTCTATGAGATGCGCAAGCATATCGGAATGGTCTTCCAACGTCCAAATCCATTTGCTAAGTCTATTTATCGCAACATCACTTTTGCTCATGAACGTGCAGGTGTTAAGGATAAGAAAGTACTTGATGAAATTGTAGAAACCTCTTTAAGACAGGCTGCCCTTTGGGACCAGGTCAAAGACGACCTCCACAAATCAGCCTTGATGCTTTCTGGAGGTCAGCAGCAACGTCTCTGTATCGCTCGCGCCATCTCTGTCAAGCCAGATATCCTCTTGATGGATGAACCGGCGTCAGCCTTGGATCCGATTGCGACAGCACAGCTGGAAGAAACCATGTTGGAATTGAAGAAGGACTTTACCATCATCATCGTTACCCACAGTATGCAACAGGCTGCGCGTGCAAGTGACTACACTGGATTTTTCTACTTGGGTGACTTGATTGAGTATGATAAAACATCCAATATTTTCCAAAATGCTAAGTTACAGTCAACCAATGACTATGTAACAGGACACTTTGGTTAGAAAGGAAACGGTATGTCAGAAGCGATTTTACAGGTGTCAGACCTGTCCGTTTATTACAATAAAAAGAAGGCCTTGAATAGTGTTTCCCTTTCTTTCCAACCTAAGGAAATAACAGCCTTGATTGGTCCTTCTGGATCAGGAAAGTCTACCCTGCTCAAAGCTATCAACCGCATGGGCGATCTAAATCCTGAGGTGACAACAACTGGATCAGTGGTCTATAATGGTCACAATATCTACAGCCCCCGTACCGATACGGTTGAATTGCGTAAGGAAATCGGGATGGTCTTTCAACAGCCCAATCCCTTCCCTATGTCTATCTACGAAAATATTGTCTATGGTCTGCGTATCAATGGAGTCAGGGACAAGCAAGTTCTTGATGAAGCAGTAGAAAAGGCCTTGCAACGTGCTTCTATCTGGGATGAAGTAAAGGATCGTTTGCATGATTCGGCCATTGGTCTCTCAGGTGGACAACAACAACGTGTTTGTGTTGCTCGTGTCTTAGCAACCAGTCCGAAAATCATCCTCTTAGATGAACCAACTTCAGCTTTGGATCCTATTTCTGCAGGTAAGATTGAGGAAACCTTGTATGGTCTGAAAGATAAATACACCATGCTCTTGGTAACGCGTTCGATGCAACAAGCCTCACGTATCTCTGATAAAACAGGATTTTTCCTAGATGGGGATTTGATCGAGTTTAACGATACGAAGAAGATGTTCCTAGAGCCACAAAACAAGGAAACAGAAGATTATATTACAGGAAAATTTGGATAAGGAGTTGAATGATGTTACGATCTCAATTTGAAGAAGATTTGGAGAAATTGCATAACCAGTTCTATGCCATGGGACAAGAAGTGCTCTCGCAGATCAATCGTACAGTGCGTGCCTTTGTCACGCATGACCGTGATTTGGCAAAAGAAGTCATCGAAGACGATGCAGAAGTAAATGAATATGAAGTGAAGTTGGAAAAGAAATCATTTGAAATGATCGCCCTCCAACAACCTGTTTCGCAAGACCTTCGTACCGTCTTGACCGTTCTAAAGGCAGTTTCAGACGTGGAACGCATGGGAGATCATGCAGTGTCTATCGCTGAAGCGACTATTCGTATGAAGGGGGAGCAACGTATCCCTTCTGTTGAAGAAGAAATCAAAAAGATGGGACGCGACGTGAAAAACTTCGTTGAAGCAGCTCTAGATCTCTATCTCAACGGTTCTGTGGATCAAGCCTACGAAGTAGCAGCGATGGACGAAAAAATCAACCATTACTTTGATAGCATCCGAGATTTGGCTACAGAAGAAATTAGGAAAAATCCTGAAGCTATCGTTACAGGCCGTGATTACTTCCAGGTCATTTCTTTCTTGGAACGTATTGGAGACTACGCAAAAAATATCTGTGAATGGGTTGTTTACTTTGAAACAGGTAAGATTATCGAACTATAAGAAACGGTTTAAATATACAGAAATAAGGCTGATTAAAATAAATCAGTCTTATTTTTTATGAAAAGAATTGTTTTACAATCAAAATCTCTAAAAGGGTTGACAACTATTTTTAAAAGAGTTATAATTATTCAGAATTAACAGAAAGGTCGTTTATTTATGAAATTTAAGAAATGGATATTAGTTGTGTGTAGCATGCTTGCCAGTGTGGTTTTAGTAGCTTGCCAGTCAGGAACAGATAGTTCCCAGTCTGCTGTGGACGCTATTAAACAAAAAGGAAAGCTAGTTGTTGCGACCAGCCCAGACTATGCACCGTTTGAATTCCAAGCCTTGGTAGATGGTAAAAACCAAGTGGTTGGTGCAGATATTGATATGGCTCAAGCAATTGCAGACGAGCTTGGGGTTAAACTTGAAATCTCTAGCATGAGTTTTGACAATGTCTTGACCAGTCTTCAAACTGGAAAGGCTGACTTAGCCATTGCAGGAATTAGTGCCACTGATGAGAGAAAGGAAGTCTTTGATTTTTCAATTCCTTACTATGAAAACAAGATGAGTTTCTTGGTTAGAAAAGCCGATTTAGACAAATACAAGGATCTTTCAAGCCTCGCAAGTGCCAATATCGCAGCTCAAAAGGGAACTGTGCCAGAAACCATGGTCAAGGAACAATTGCCAAATGCCCAATTGACATCCTTGACCAATATGGGGGAAGCAGTCAATGAATTGCAAGCTGGAAAAGTGGATGCTGTTCATATGGATGAACCAGTGGCTCTTAGTTACGCTGGTAAAAACTCAGACCTTGTCGTTGCGACAGCTACTTTGACGATGAAAGATGGCGAAGCCAATGCCGTTGCTATCAAGAAGGATCAGTCAGACTTGAAAGCAGTAGTAGATAAGGTTATCCAAAAACTGAAAGATGACGGAACCTATCAAAACTATCTTGAAAAGGCAGCGAAACTAACGGAAGTTGAACAATAAGAAAAAGCAGAGTTGGACTTTAATCCAATTCTGCTTTTATGTATTCTAATAGCTCTTCTAGATTTTCAAGAGTGACTTTGGCGAACTGATAAGGACAGGCATCCAAATAAGCCTTCTCAAAAAAGTCTAGTTTGAGTGAGCTGTGTTTCAAACTAGCAATCTTAGGATAGTGTCTCAAATCAAGCAAAAGACCATCGTGTAGAGGATAGTGGGGCAAGGGACAGGTGTTTTTTTCAAGTACTTCCTTAATCTGAGTTTGATAGTTCTCTTGAAGGCTCAGTCTGGCCAATCGATTTTTTTCAAATAACTGGCTTTCGATGTAAAGAGAAAGAGCCTTTTGCATGATGAGATTGCTGTCATAGTCCAGGATATTTTTGTAGGAAACAAAGGCCTCTTTTAGAGCATTTGGGAGAATGAGGGCGGTAATACGAAGGGCTGGAAAGAGACTAGTTGAGAAGGACTTGATATAAATGACCCGATCCTCAGTATCCAGATAGTGGAAGGTTTGTCCCTTTTTAGAGTCTAAGTCACCTAGATAATCATCCTCGACGATATATACACCATACTGATTTGCTAGATCCAAAATAGCCCTTTTTTCCTGATCAGAATAGGAATGACCTAGGGGATAGTGGAAGCGAGGAATGGTGTAGAAAAACTTGATTTTCCTAGATTTGAACTGTTCTTCCAGTTCTTCAAGGTTGATGCCATCAATACGGCGTTCAATGGTCTGGTAGGCTAATCCTTGAGCGACCAAGAGACGGTTCATCCGGTGGTAGGTCGGCTGTTCGACCAAAATCTCAGTTCCCTGGCTCGGAAAGTTAATCTGAGAAAGTATAAAGAGAGCTTGTTGGGTACCAGATGTTAGAACCAGTTGGTCGGGTTTACAGTAGAGGGCTTGGTCAAAGAGGAGTTGCTGGACAGATTGTCTCAGTTCCTCAAGGCCTTCTTGGTTGTCATAGTAGTTGAAGAGGTAGTTTTCTCTTCCAATTAGGGTTTCGTTGACGCAGAGTCGGAAGTCGTCATAGGCACTGGCATGTTCGTCAGTGACTTCGATTTCCAAGTCCTGATGCTGTCCTTGTTCCAGAACATAGTAGCCACTTTGGGGTTTGGCATAGAGGTATTGTTCATGGCGTAATTCCAGCAGGGCTCGTTGGATAGTGTCCTTGCTACAGTGGAAGTCTTGGCTCAGTTGACGGATAGAGGGAAGCCGGCTACCTGTTGGAAATTTTCCTGATTCGATACCTTTTTTGAGAAAGGAAACGACTGCTTGGTATTTACTTTCTTTCTTCATTCCAGACCTCCGTTGATTTTGTTACATTGTACCTTTTTTTTGCCTGCTTGGCAATGGGAAAAGCATTTCTCCCTTTCACAACTAGGAGCAAATGTGGTATACTTAGAAAGTATGATGATTCATTGAAAAGAAGATAAGAAAGAGAATGGATAGAAAAGTGCAGGAACCGGTTAAATTATTTCAATACAATACTCTAGGTGCCCTAATGGCAGGTCTATATGGCGGAACCATGACAGTGGGAGAATTGCTGGAACATGGTGACCTCGGCTTGGGAACATTGGATTCGATTGACGGGGAGTTGATTGTCCTTGATGGCAAGGCTTATCAAGCCAAGGGGTCTGGTCAAACGCCTGAAATCGTTGAGGTGGCAGCGGATGCCCTTATTCCCTATGCAGCGGTGGTTCCTCATCAGGCAGAAGTGATTTTTCGTCAGCGCTTTGAGATGACTGACAAGGAATTGGAAAAACGAATTGAGTCCTACTATGATGGGGAAAATCTTTTTCGCTCCATCAAGATTCATGGCGAATTTTCACAAATGCACGTACGGATGATTCCTAAATCCACTCCTGATACCAAGTTTGCTGATGTAGCGACTCACCAACCTGAATATAGCCGTGAAAATGTATCGGGAACCATTGTTGGATTTTGGACACCGGAGATTTTCCATGGAGTGAGTGTTGCAGGCTACCATTTGCATTTTATCTCAGATGATTTGACCTTTGGTGGGCATGTGATGGACTTTGTTATCAAAGAAGGAATGATTGAGGTTGGGGCAGTCGACCAGTTGGACCAACGTTTTCCAGTCCAAGATCGCCAGTATTTATTTGCCAAATTTAACGTTGACGAGATGAAGAAAGATATTGATAAGTCAGAATAGGAGAAAAAGATGACAGTACATATTATCCTTACCATGATAGCTTTGGTTCTCATTCTAGTAAGTGGAACTTGGTATGCCAAAAAACGGTTTAAAATCTCTCTTGCAGTGATGGGCTTGGGGGCAATCGCATTTTTTGTTTCTTCTCAAGTGTTAGAGAAGATGGTTCACCTTCTGGTACTCCATCCGCAAAAAGATGGAACCATTCCGCTTATGCAGGAGCAGCCTTTCTTATACGTCCTTTATGGGATTGCCATGGCAGCCCTCTTTGAGGAAACAGCTCGTCTTGTCTTTTTTAAATGGTTGGAGAAAAAGAGAAAGCTAGAAGATCGAGATGCTTTGGCTTATGGTTTGGGACATGGCGGCTTGGAGATGCTCTATCTCGGAATGGGAAGCTTGATCAGTCTTTTGATTCTCTTTTCACTCATCCAGTCTTCAAATACTGATGTAGCCAATCTTCTTCCAAAGTCTACACTCGAAACGGTTCAGTCTCTTTCTGTATGGCAGGTTTATTTACTAGGAGTTGAACGTGTGCTTGCTCTGGTTCTACAAATCGGTCTTTCCATCTGGGTCTATCAAAGTGTCCGTCAAAAGAAATGGATCTACCTCCTTGCTGCCTATGGTTTGCATGCCTTGTTTGACTTGGCTCCAGCCTTATCTCAAGTGGGAGGGATTGCAAATCCGCTTCTAGTTGAGTTTGTTCTTCTCGTAGAACTTCTAGCCTTTATCTGGCTAACCAAATCTACATTTTGGAAAAAATCATAAAAAGAGGGGTGACCTCTTTTTTTATGTAAAGATAAAACAAGCTCTTTTTATGGTCGTCAAATGTCTCTAAAAATGGTATAATGGAATGAATTTTGAAAAAGGAAGAGTGACATGTCAGTAAAAGAAAAAATGCTTGAAATCCTAGAAGGAATCGATATTCGTTTCAAGGAACCCTTGAAGACCTATACCTATACCAAGGTCGGAGGTCGAGCGGATTACCTAGTTTTACCACGCAATCGCTATGAGATGGCTCGTGTCGTCCAATTTGCCAATCAAGAGAATATTCCCTGGATGGTGCTAGGAAATGCCAGCAATATCATCGTGCGTGAAGGTGGAATCCGTGGTTTTGTCATCTTATGCGATAAGCTTAATAACGTTTCGGTTGATGGTTACACTATTGAAGCAGAAGCGGGTGCTAATTTGATCGAGACAACACGAATTGCTCTTCGTCATAGTTTGACTGGTTTCGAGTTTGCTTGTGGGATTCCTGGAAGCATCGGTGGAGCTGTCTTTATGAATGCGGGTGCCTATGGAGGAGAGATTGCTCATATCTTGCAGTCTTGTCAAGTTTTGACCAAAGAAGGGGAAATCGAGACCTTGTCAGTCAAGGACTTGGCTTTTGGTTACCGCCATTCAGCTATTCAGGATTCTGGGGCTGTTGTTTTGTCAGCTAAATTTGCCCTATCTCCAGGGAATCATCAGGTTATCAAGCAAGAAATGGACCGCTTGACGCACCTACGTGAACTCAAACAACCATTAGAATACCCGTCTTGTGGTTCAGTCTTTAAGCGTCCAGTTGGGCATTTTGCAGGTCAGTTGATTTCAGAGGCTGGCTTGAAAGGCTATCGTATCGGTGGTGTGGAAGTATCTGAAAAACACGCAGGTTTCATGATCAATGTTGCTGACGGAACGGCCAAAGACTACGAGGACTTGATCCAATCTGTTATTGAAAAAGTCAAGGAACACTCAGGTGTCACTCTTGAAAGAGAAGTCCGAATCTTGGGCGAGAAGGAATAAGGTTGGGGTTGAAGAATTGCTGCTATAACCATTGTAAAGGGGGTGAAAGCCTATCGTTAGTGAAGATGTATGTAGGCAGTTTTATCTCCTACACGAGGTAGTAGCGGCCTGACAGAGCCCTGATCTGTTAATTTATGAAAAAGAAGGAATTTATGACAATTGAAAAAACCAATTATTGAATTCAAAAACGTCTCTAAAGTTTTTGAAGACAGCAACACCAAGGTTCTCAAAGACATCAACTTTGAGTTGGAAGAAGGGAAGTTCTACACTCTTTTAGGCGCATCTGGTTCAGGAAAGTCAACCATCCTGAACATCATTGCAGGTTTACTGGATGCGACGACAGGGGATATTTTGCTGGACGGTGTCCGTATCAACGACATCCCAACCAATAAACGTGACGTTCATACGGTTTTCCAATCCTATGCCTTGTTTCCACATATGAATGTGTTTGAAAATGTTGCCTTTCCACTCCGCTTGCGTAAAGTCGACAAGAAAGAAATCGAACAACGTGTAGCGGAAGTTCTCAAGATGGTTCAGCTGGAAGGTTATGAAAAACGTTCCATCCGTAAACTCTCCGGAGGACAACGTCAGCGTGTAGCCATTGCCCGTGCTATTATCAACCAACCTCGTGTGGTTTTGTTGGATGAGCCCTTGTCAGCGCTGGACTTGAAATTGCGAACAGACATGCAGTACGAACTCCGTGAATTGCAACAACGATTGGGGATTACCTTTGTCTTTGTCACTCACGATCAGGAAGAAGCTCTTGCCATGAGTGACTGGATTTTCGTTATGAATGATGGCGAGATTGTTCAGTCTGGAACACCAGTGGACATCTACGATGAGCCAATCAACCACTTTGTTGCCACCTTTATCGGTGAGTCAAATATTTTGCCAGGAACCATGATTGAGGATTACTTGGTTGAGTTTAACGGCAAACGCTTTGAAGCAGTCGACGGAGGGATGAAGCCAAATGAGCCTGTTGAAGTCGTTATTCGTCCAGAGGACTTGCGCATTACCCTTCCTGAAGAAGGCAAGCTCCAAGTTAAAGTTGATACCCAGCTCTTCCGTGGGGTTCATTACGAGATTATCGCCTATGACGAACTCGGAAATGAATGGATGATCCACTCGACTCGTAAGGCCATTGTGGGTGAGGAAATTGGTCTGGACTTTGAGCCAGAAGACATCCACATCATGCGTCTCAACGAAACCGAAGAAGAGTTCGATGCTCGTATCGAAGAGTACGTAGAAATCGAAGAGCAAGAAGCAGGTCTGATTAACGCAATCGAGGAGGAAAGAGATGAAGAAAACAACCTCTAAACTCTTTGTAGTGCCCTACATGCTTTGGATTGTCCTCTTTGTTCTCGCACCCTTGGTCTTGATTTTCGGTCAATCCTTTTTCAACATTGAAGGCCAGTTTAGTTTAGAAAACTATAAATCCTACTTTGCGTCACAAAATTTGACCTATCTCAAAATGAGCTTCAACTCAGTGCTTTATGCAGGGATTGTCACCTTGGTAACACTGCTCATCAGCTATCCAACAGCCCTCTTTTTGACCCGTCTTAAGCACCGTCAACTCTGGCTCATGCTGATTATCTTGCCAACCTGGATCAATCTGCTCCTTAAGGCCTATGCCTTTATCGGGATTTTTGGTCAAAATGGCTCTATTAACCAATTTTTGGAATTCATCGG contains:
- a CDS encoding phosphate ABC transporter ATP-binding protein (ATP-binding protein; PstABCS is an ATP dependent phosphate uptake system which is responsible for inorganic phosphate uptake during phosphate starvation) — its product is MSKYNWDEKHIITFPEEKVALSTKDLHVYYGKNESIKGIDMQFEKNKITALIGPSGSGKSTYLRSLNRMNDTIDIAKVTGQILYRGIDVNRPEINVYEMRKHIGMVFQRPNPFAKSIYRNITFAHERAGVKDKKVLDEIVETSLRQAALWDQVKDDLHKSALMLSGGQQQRLCIARAISVKPDILLMDEPASALDPIATAQLEETMLELKKDFTIIIVTHSMQQAARASDYTGFFYLGDLIEYDKTSNIFQNAKLQSTNDYVTGHFG
- a CDS encoding phosphate ABC transporter ATP-binding protein, which produces MSEAILQVSDLSVYYNKKKALNSVSLSFQPKEITALIGPSGSGKSTLLKAINRMGDLNPEVTTTGSVVYNGHNIYSPRTDTVELRKEIGMVFQQPNPFPMSIYENIVYGLRINGVRDKQVLDEAVEKALQRASIWDEVKDRLHDSAIGLSGGQQQRVCVARVLATSPKIILLDEPTSALDPISAGKIEETLYGLKDKYTMLLVTRSMQQASRISDKTGFFLDGDLIEFNDTKKMFLEPQNKETEDYITGKFG
- a CDS encoding PhoU family transcriptional regulator; the protein is MLRSQFEEDLEKLHNQFYAMGQEVLSQINRTVRAFVTHDRDLAKEVIEDDAEVNEYEVKLEKKSFEMIALQQPVSQDLRTVLTVLKAVSDVERMGDHAVSIAEATIRMKGEQRIPSVEEEIKKMGRDVKNFVEAALDLYLNGSVDQAYEVAAMDEKINHYFDSIRDLATEEIRKNPEAIVTGRDYFQVISFLERIGDYAKNICEWVVYFETGKIIEL
- a CDS encoding amino acid ABC transporter substrate-binding protein — encoded protein: MKFKKWILVVCSMLASVVLVACQSGTDSSQSAVDAIKQKGKLVVATSPDYAPFEFQALVDGKNQVVGADIDMAQAIADELGVKLEISSMSFDNVLTSLQTGKADLAIAGISATDERKEVFDFSIPYYENKMSFLVRKADLDKYKDLSSLASANIAAQKGTVPETMVKEQLPNAQLTSLTNMGEAVNELQAGKVDAVHMDEPVALSYAGKNSDLVVATATLTMKDGEANAVAIKKDQSDLKAVVDKVIQKLKDDGTYQNYLEKAAKLTEVEQ
- a CDS encoding GntR family transcriptional regulator, with amino-acid sequence MKKESKYQAVVSFLKKGIESGKFPTGSRLPSIRQLSQDFHCSKDTIQRALLELRHEQYLYAKPQSGYYVLEQGQHQDLEIEVTDEHASAYDDFRLCVNETLIGRENYLFNYYDNQEGLEELRQSVQQLLFDQALYCKPDQLVLTSGTQQALFILSQINFPSQGTEILVEQPTYHRMNRLLVAQGLAYQTIERRIDGINLEELEEQFKSRKIKFFYTIPRFHYPLGHSYSDQEKRAILDLANQYGVYIVEDDYLGDLDSKKGQTFHYLDTEDRVIYIKSFSTSLFPALRITALILPNALKEAFVSYKNILDYDSNLIMQKALSLYIESQLFEKNRLARLSLQENYQTQIKEVLEKNTCPLPHYPLHDGLLLDLRHYPKIASLKHSSLKLDFFEKAYLDACPYQFAKVTLENLEELLEYIKAELD
- a CDS encoding alpha-acetolactate decarboxylase — protein: MDRKVQEPVKLFQYNTLGALMAGLYGGTMTVGELLEHGDLGLGTLDSIDGELIVLDGKAYQAKGSGQTPEIVEVAADALIPYAAVVPHQAEVIFRQRFEMTDKELEKRIESYYDGENLFRSIKIHGEFSQMHVRMIPKSTPDTKFADVATHQPEYSRENVSGTIVGFWTPEIFHGVSVAGYHLHFISDDLTFGGHVMDFVIKEGMIEVGAVDQLDQRFPVQDRQYLFAKFNVDEMKKDIDKSE
- a CDS encoding membrane protein; this translates as MTVHIILTMIALVLILVSGTWYAKKRFKISLAVMGLGAIAFFVSSQVLEKMVHLLVLHPQKDGTIPLMQEQPFLYVLYGIAMAALFEETARLVFFKWLEKKRKLEDRDALAYGLGHGGLEMLYLGMGSLISLLILFSLIQSSNTDVANLLPKSTLETVQSLSVWQVYLLGVERVLALVLQIGLSIWVYQSVRQKKWIYLLAAYGLHALFDLAPALSQVGGIANPLLVEFVLLVELLAFIWLTKSTFWKKS
- the murB gene encoding UDP-N-acetylenolpyruvoylglucosamine reductase (catalyzes the reduction of UDP-N-acetylglucosamine enolpyruvate to form UDP-N-acetylmuramate in peptidoglycan biosynthesis); translated protein: MSVKEKMLEILEGIDIRFKEPLKTYTYTKVGGRADYLVLPRNRYEMARVVQFANQENIPWMVLGNASNIIVREGGIRGFVILCDKLNNVSVDGYTIEAEAGANLIETTRIALRHSLTGFEFACGIPGSIGGAVFMNAGAYGGEIAHILQSCQVLTKEGEIETLSVKDLAFGYRHSAIQDSGAVVLSAKFALSPGNHQVIKQEMDRLTHLRELKQPLEYPSCGSVFKRPVGHFAGQLISEAGLKGYRIGGVEVSEKHAGFMINVADGTAKDYEDLIQSVIEKVKEHSGVTLEREVRILGEKE
- a CDS encoding spermidine/putrescine ABC transporter ATP-binding protein; this translates as MKKPIIEFKNVSKVFEDSNTKVLKDINFELEEGKFYTLLGASGSGKSTILNIIAGLLDATTGDILLDGVRINDIPTNKRDVHTVFQSYALFPHMNVFENVAFPLRLRKVDKKEIEQRVAEVLKMVQLEGYEKRSIRKLSGGQRQRVAIARAIINQPRVVLLDEPLSALDLKLRTDMQYELRELQQRLGITFVFVTHDQEEALAMSDWIFVMNDGEIVQSGTPVDIYDEPINHFVATFIGESNILPGTMIEDYLVEFNGKRFEAVDGGMKPNEPVEVVIRPEDLRITLPEEGKLQVKVDTQLFRGVHYEIIAYDELGNEWMIHSTRKAIVGEEIGLDFEPEDIHIMRLNETEEEFDARIEEYVEIEEQEAGLINAIEEERDEENNL